The Xanthocytophaga agilis DNA window TGATCTTATTTCCCTGAACAAGGACTATCCAACCAGTCTTTACTTCTTTGCCGTCAAAGACTCGTTCTGGTTTTAGAACATAGGTTTTAACAGGAAGAGTAGAGGAGCTTTGTGCATTGGAAAAAAAGGTGGTCCATAAAGTGATCAACAGTAAATGTAACTTCAAATGGTATAACATGAATGGTTTGGTAAGTGTTGATGTAAAGTTGAATACCTGAAAAGTGAAACTACATATAAGTATCATTCTGCGCCACAAAAATCAATATATAATGCGAAAGGGGTAGTTCAGAATTATCCTGTTTCTATGTTCTTCTACATACTGTAAATTAATCAGTTAGCATGCCAATATAGTCGATTATGTTCTATGCTTCATCGAAAAGAAATTGAACCTGATCAGATATGACGTATCAATGATTGGCACAAACGAACAGGGCTGGTTTTCGGATTGACTGGAATTAAAATCTTATCCGTCATAGTAGTAGAGAAGTACTTATGTTGTCAATAGCTGCAAATGGTATCTATCTAATTAGGGATAAGCCTATCTCTGGCAAAAAAAGTATAAAAAAATAAATGATTTAATTGCTTGTTAGACAGTGACTTATACTTATATGTGCTTTTTCTTGGAAAAAAAATAAAAAAGTGACGCAACCGTTTGCGAAAATCTTCCGTGCTGTGTCTGAATTCGATTATGATCGCCAACTCCGCAACCTTAACTGAACTGGAGGCTTTATTGCAGGGATGCCGCAATGGCAACCGCAAGAGCCAGGAATTGCTATATCGGCAGTTCTATGGGTATGCTATGAGTGTGTGTATGCGGTATACACGAACAAAAGATGAAGCTATTGAAGTACTCAATGATGGTTTCATGAAGGTGTTTACCAAGACAGAAAAATACGATCCGGAAAAATCATTTAAAGGTTGGCTGAGGCGCATTATGATCAATACAGCCCTGGATTTTTATCGCCAGGAGGTAAAACATTATTTTCACGAAGATGTAACGTTAGTAGAA harbors:
- a CDS encoding RNA polymerase sigma factor, translated to MIANSATLTELEALLQGCRNGNRKSQELLYRQFYGYAMSVCMRYTRTKDEAIEVLNDGFMKVFTKTEKYDPEKSFKGWLRRIMINTALDFYRQEVKHYFHEDVTLVENASVSETVVDELQHEELIKLVQLLSPAYRMVFNLYVIDGYSHEEIAEQLDISIGTSKSNLARAREHLRNMLKQRGYDKYE